In Streptomyces sp. NBC_01707, a genomic segment contains:
- a CDS encoding endonuclease/exonuclease/phosphatase family protein: MAFHAIVPNTVGHLGSLLEAFLPWLGLAVPVLLILALLRRSATALVFLLLPAAVWANLFGALFLPGDRGAHDITAVQHNVSDENTVPVGTAEALVEAAPELIALEELTPPASALYEKALAPDYPYHAVEGTVGLWSKYPLADVRRLDIKPKGIEEGWSRGLRAAARTPWGETAVYVAHLPSVRVRRTGFDSGWRDESAELLGAAIAAEKLDKVILLGDFNSTVDDRGLAPVTSQMNPQAQDFAFSWPAVFPVSRIDHIMTRSATVTGVRTLPATGSDHLPIAAGIKLAP, from the coding sequence ATGGCCTTCCACGCGATCGTGCCCAATACCGTGGGCCACCTGGGTAGTTTGCTGGAGGCATTCCTGCCCTGGCTCGGCCTGGCCGTCCCGGTGCTGCTCATCCTGGCCCTGCTGCGCCGCTCGGCCACCGCGCTGGTGTTCCTGCTTCTCCCCGCAGCCGTCTGGGCGAACCTCTTCGGCGCGTTGTTCCTCCCCGGGGACCGCGGTGCGCATGACATCACGGCGGTCCAGCACAACGTCAGTGACGAGAACACCGTCCCTGTCGGCACGGCGGAAGCACTCGTCGAGGCCGCGCCGGAGCTCATCGCTCTGGAGGAGCTGACGCCGCCCGCGTCGGCCCTTTACGAGAAGGCTCTGGCACCCGACTACCCGTACCACGCCGTCGAAGGCACCGTCGGCCTCTGGTCGAAGTACCCGCTGGCGGACGTCCGCCGGTTGGACATCAAACCCAAGGGGATCGAGGAGGGCTGGAGCCGTGGGTTGCGGGCCGCCGCGCGGACGCCGTGGGGCGAGACCGCTGTCTACGTCGCCCATCTGCCCTCGGTCCGTGTCCGGCGGACCGGCTTCGACTCGGGTTGGCGGGACGAAAGCGCCGAACTGCTGGGCGCGGCCATCGCCGCCGAGAAGCTGGACAAGGTGATCCTGCTCGGTGACTTCAACAGCACGGTGGACGATCGCGGGCTGGCCCCCGTCACCTCGCAGATGAACCCGCAGGCGCAGGACTTCGCCTTCAGCTGGCCAGCGGTCTTCCCCGTTTCCCGGATCGACCACATCATGACCCGCTCGGCAACCGTGACCGGCGTTCGGACCCTGCCCGCCACCGGCAGCGACCACCTCCCGATCGCCGCCGGCATCAAACTCGCCCCCTGA
- a CDS encoding GNAT family N-acetyltransferase, translating to MTGDLLLGRARELWTELAVTPVEFPANGANVVVSPGSRLCPPLWTGVVFLGGAGIVTTPSVQAAQLMADASRKLSPEELVDDDRLREVVPVLDALGPASLFYLDRADFLSAHEGVAVEEVMCDDDELASLLARAGEEDADESGLETITSPAFVLREGEDVVAAAGYRAWPQSVAHLSVLVAPDCRGRGLARFVASAAVTRALDAEQLPQWRARPHPSRRVAHALGFKELGSQLSVRLGDGTDSVRLDVRPR from the coding sequence ATGACTGGCGATCTGCTGCTCGGCCGGGCTCGGGAGCTGTGGACTGAACTGGCGGTGACGCCGGTGGAGTTCCCCGCGAACGGGGCGAACGTCGTGGTCTCCCCAGGCTCGCGGTTGTGTCCGCCGCTGTGGACGGGAGTCGTGTTCCTCGGAGGTGCCGGCATCGTCACCACGCCGAGTGTGCAGGCCGCCCAGCTGATGGCGGACGCTTCAAGGAAGCTGTCCCCCGAGGAGCTCGTCGACGACGATCGCTTGCGTGAGGTGGTGCCCGTCCTCGATGCACTTGGGCCGGCCTCCCTCTTCTATCTCGACCGGGCGGACTTCCTTTCTGCGCATGAAGGCGTCGCTGTCGAGGAGGTGATGTGCGACGACGACGAGTTGGCCTCGCTCCTGGCCCGTGCTGGTGAAGAGGACGCAGACGAGAGTGGTCTGGAGACCATCACCTCTCCTGCGTTCGTCCTCCGCGAGGGTGAGGACGTTGTTGCTGCGGCCGGCTATCGAGCTTGGCCGCAGTCGGTCGCTCACCTGAGCGTGCTGGTTGCGCCTGACTGTCGAGGCCGGGGACTGGCGCGGTTCGTGGCGTCTGCGGCGGTGACCCGCGCGCTGGACGCCGAGCAGCTTCCGCAATGGAGAGCACGGCCGCATCCGTCAAGGCGTGTGGCGCATGCTCTGGGCTTTAAGGAGCTGGGTTCCCAGCTGAGCGTTCGCCTCGGCGACGGTACTGATTCCGTGCGACTGGATGTGCGTCCACGTTGA
- a CDS encoding class I SAM-dependent methyltransferase encodes MVADWEWDDTLFLGTAAHYQRGRLPYAPGLADVLAEVLRLDGQGRLVDVGCGPGILALTLAHLFREIVGVDPDSGMIVEAERRAAECGLTGKMQWVRARAEDLPAGLGTFTVATFGQSFHWMDRDLVAATVRTMLRPGGALVHISDLKTQSPAVDGLPHPAVPYAAVEELVRQYLGPVRRAGRGTLPHGTPGDEAAVLTRAGFAGPQRHVVPGGQALERTDDDVVAWAFSMSFSAPHLFGVHRDDFEADLRRLLREVSPSGRFSERRPSTEVFVWWKGTAGPGPEPSA; translated from the coding sequence GTGGTTGCCGACTGGGAGTGGGACGACACGTTGTTCCTGGGCACGGCCGCCCACTATCAGCGGGGGAGGCTGCCCTACGCCCCCGGGCTGGCGGACGTGCTCGCCGAGGTCCTGAGGCTCGACGGGCAAGGGCGTCTCGTCGACGTGGGCTGTGGACCGGGCATCCTTGCCCTGACCCTGGCGCACTTGTTCCGTGAGATCGTCGGCGTCGACCCGGACAGCGGGATGATCGTCGAAGCCGAGCGCAGGGCCGCCGAGTGCGGACTGACGGGGAAGATGCAGTGGGTGCGGGCCCGGGCCGAGGATCTGCCCGCAGGTCTCGGCACGTTCACGGTGGCGACCTTCGGCCAGTCCTTCCACTGGATGGATCGCGATCTGGTGGCGGCAACCGTCAGGACCATGCTTCGGCCCGGTGGGGCGCTGGTGCACATCTCCGACCTGAAGACGCAGTCCCCAGCCGTCGACGGCCTTCCGCATCCGGCGGTCCCTTATGCGGCGGTGGAGGAGCTGGTCAGGCAGTACCTGGGACCGGTCCGACGAGCCGGCCGGGGGACGCTGCCACACGGCACGCCCGGCGATGAGGCGGCGGTGCTCACCCGGGCGGGATTCGCCGGTCCCCAGCGCCATGTGGTGCCTGGCGGGCAGGCGTTGGAGCGCACTGATGACGATGTCGTCGCGTGGGCGTTCTCGATGTCGTTCTCGGCTCCGCACCTGTTCGGTGTGCACCGCGACGACTTCGAGGCAGACCTGCGTCGACTGCTGCGGGAGGTCTCCCCGTCCGGCAGGTTCTCCGAACGTCGGCCGAGCACCGAGGTCTTCGTCTGGTGGAAAGGAACCGCCGGACCAGGACCCGAACCGAGCGCGTGA
- a CDS encoding FAD-dependent oxidoreductase → MEGANHSLHADVLVIGYGKGGKTVAAKMGRLGKRVVLVERSDRMYGGTCPNVGCVPTKALVHHADKRRPEDAAQEWYERSVAKVQAVTKMMRDGNYAGLNGMETVTVLTGQAAFVDPHTVAVQTGRERLTVTADTILINTGSEPIIRDIPGLRDSQYTVTSSELIETTVLPERLTIIGGGYLGLEFAAIYRRFGSQVTVLEASPKILGRVDDDVAAVAQDILTDEGIEIIAGAHVSQVRDGDGGATVVYDKDGHQHSVAADAILAATGRAPATRDLALEAAGVRTTERGAVEVDAFLRTSQPHIYALGDVNGGPQFTYISLDDSRIVLDQLIGEGKRSTADRVAIPHTLFMTPPLATVGLTEKEARAAGHRVKIASQPVAEIIAMPRAYIVEDPRGVMKFVLDADTDDILGAALLSIDAQELINTVALAMRHGVKAADLRDAVYQHPTSTEAFNDVLATIVRAD, encoded by the coding sequence GGGTCGTGCTCGTGGAGCGGTCGGACCGGATGTACGGAGGCACCTGTCCCAACGTGGGCTGCGTCCCGACGAAGGCGCTGGTCCACCACGCCGACAAACGCCGGCCGGAGGATGCGGCGCAGGAGTGGTACGAGCGTTCCGTCGCCAAGGTCCAAGCGGTGACCAAGATGATGCGCGACGGCAACTACGCAGGGCTGAACGGCATGGAGACCGTCACGGTCCTCACTGGTCAGGCCGCGTTCGTCGACCCGCACACCGTCGCGGTCCAGACAGGCCGCGAACGACTTACGGTCACCGCCGACACCATCTTGATCAATACCGGCTCCGAGCCGATCATCCGCGACATTCCTGGTCTGCGTGACAGCCAATACACCGTCACCAGCTCCGAGCTGATCGAGACCACTGTCCTGCCGGAACGACTGACCATCATCGGCGGCGGATACCTCGGCCTGGAGTTCGCCGCGATCTACCGTCGGTTCGGCTCGCAGGTGACCGTGCTCGAGGCATCTCCGAAGATCCTCGGCCGTGTCGACGACGACGTCGCCGCCGTCGCCCAGGACATCCTCACCGACGAGGGCATCGAGATCATTGCCGGCGCGCACGTGAGCCAGGTCCGCGACGGGGACGGCGGCGCGACCGTCGTCTACGACAAGGACGGCCACCAGCACTCCGTAGCAGCCGACGCCATCCTGGCCGCCACCGGCCGCGCCCCGGCCACCCGCGATCTCGCCCTGGAGGCAGCCGGGGTCCGTACCACCGAGCGGGGAGCGGTCGAGGTCGACGCGTTCCTGCGCACCAGCCAGCCGCACATCTACGCCCTCGGCGACGTCAACGGCGGTCCCCAGTTCACCTACATCTCTCTCGACGACAGCCGCATCGTCCTCGATCAGCTCATCGGTGAGGGCAAGCGCTCCACAGCGGACCGGGTGGCCATCCCGCACACCCTGTTCATGACCCCGCCGCTGGCAACCGTCGGGCTGACGGAGAAGGAGGCCCGCGCGGCAGGACACCGGGTGAAGATCGCCAGTCAGCCGGTCGCCGAGATCATCGCCATGCCGCGCGCGTACATCGTCGAGGACCCCAGAGGCGTCATGAAGTTCGTCCTCGACGCCGACACCGACGACATTCTCGGCGCCGCCCTGCTCAGCATCGACGCGCAGGAACTCATCAACACCGTGGCGCTCGCCATGCGGCACGGCGTCAAGGCGGCCGACCTCCGCGACGCCGTCTACCAGCACCCCACCTCCACCGAAGCCTTCAACGACGTACTCGCCACCATCGTGCGAGCCGACTGA